One Malus domestica chromosome 11, GDT2T_hap1 genomic region harbors:
- the LOC103420952 gene encoding alkylated DNA repair protein ALKBH6 homolog has protein sequence MEKKVTLDDFKVGSVPTLIYIPDFITDNEQTMLLNKIYEGPVSKWKSLKNRRLQNWGGFVHEKGLLPQDLPSWLTKITCKIYEESGLFPLPINHVLINEYLPNQGIMAHQDGPAYYPVVAILSLESPVVMDFTPHSRLTLCKSTCANAVEDTNSDAGVININTDKSMNELHPFPVILMPRSLLIFKDKAYSDYLHAIKDCEVQCYDGAVNEVQALQRGQAIDDDASQFDGAVGVMKTGDFKRIHRTTRRISLTCRLVSKVHKNLLRF, from the exons ATGGAAAAAAAAGTGACCTTAGATGATTTCAAAGTTGGATCTGTTCCGACTTTAATATACATCCCGGACTTCATTACGGATAATGAACAAACCATGCTTCTAAATAAG ATTTATGAAGGCCCAGTATCAAAGTGGAAATCATTAAAGAATAGGAGGTTACAAAACTGGG GCGGTTTTGTCCATGAAAAGGGTCTTCTGCCACAGGATT TGCCATCATGGCTAACCAAGATTACATGCAAGATATATGAAGAATCAGGGCTGTTCCCATTGCCAATTAATCATGTCCTTATCAATGAATACCTTCCTAACCAAGGCATAATG GCACACCAGGACGGGCCGGCTTATTATCCAGTTGTAGCAATTCTGTCCCTCGAGTCACCTGTTGTTATGGACTTTACTCCCCATTCAAGACTGACTTTGTGCAAAAGCACTTGTGCAAATGCTGTTGAGGATACAAATTCTGATGCGGGGGTCATTAATATTAATACAGATAAGTCAATGAATGAACTTCATCCATTTCCTGTCATATTAATGCCTCGCAGTTTGCTGATATTCAAAGATAAAGCATACTCAG ATTACTTGCATGCAATAAAAGACTGTGAGGTACAATGTTATGATGGG GCTGTAAACGAAGTACAAGCTCTACAGCGTGGTCAAGCTATAGATGATGATGCTTCACAATTTGATGGAGCTGTTGGTGTAATGAAAACTGGGGATTTTAAGAGAATTCATAGAACTACCCGTAGAATTTCATTGACATGTCGATTAGTTTCAAAAGTTCATAAAAATTTGCTCAGGTTTTAG